The Primulina eburnea isolate SZY01 chromosome 8, ASM2296580v1, whole genome shotgun sequence genome contains a region encoding:
- the LOC140837921 gene encoding callose synthase 9-like isoform X1, with product MSRVEGLWERLVRAALRDRRVSGDVFGQPDTGFVANVPSSLGNKDIDDILRTADEIQADDPNISRILCEHAYSLAQNLDPNSEGRGVLQFKTGLMSGIRQKLMKREGGTIDRSQDIARLQEFYTHYREKHNVDKLREEEMKLRESGFFSGNLGELERKTLKRKRVLATLKVLGHVLEQLTNEVSPEEAERLIPEELKRVMEVDAAMTEDLVAYNIIPLDAPTLTNPIVSFPEVRAAASSLKHFMGLPKLPGTFPAPATKSLDVFDFLQYTFGFQVSA from the exons ATGTCTCGAGTGGAGGGATTGTGGGAGCGGTTGGTGCGTGCAGCACTACGTGACCGAAGAGTGAGCGGGGATGTATTTGGACAGCCTGACACAGGTTTTGTTGCAAATGTTCCATCGTCACTTGGTAACAAAGACATAGACGACATTCTAAGGACCGCAGATGAAATTCAAGCCGATGATCCTAATATTTCTAGAATTT TATGTGAGCATGCATATTCATTGGCTCAAAATTTGGATCCGAATAGTGAGGGAAGGGGTGTACTACAGTTCAAGACGGGTTTAATGTCTGGCATCAGG CAAAAGCTAATGAAGCGGGAAGGTGGAACCATAGACAGAAGTCAGGACATTGCCCGCTTACAGGAATTTTATACACACTACAGAGAGAAGCATAATGTGGACAAGCTTCGAGAAGAGGAGATGAAGTTGCGGGAATCTGGTTTCTTTAGTGGTAACCTTGGAGA GTTGGAACGTAAAACACTGAAAAGGAAAAGAGTTTTGGCTACTCTTAAAGTTCTTGGACATGTTTTAGAGCAGCTGACAAATGAGGTTTCCCCTGAAGAAGCTGAAAGATTAATTCCTGAGGAG CTGAAACGAGTGATGGAGGTGGATGCAGCTATGACAGAAGATTTAGTGGCCTACAATATAATTCCTCTTGATGCTCCGACTCTTACAAATCCCATTGTGTCTTTTCCAGAG GTACGGGCAGCGGCTTCATCTTTGAAGCACTTCATGGGACTTCCAAAATTACCTGGAACTTTTCCCGCACCGGCGACGAAGAGTTTAGACGTGTTCGACTTTTTGCAATATACTTTTGGCTTCCAGGTTAGTGCGTAA
- the LOC140837921 gene encoding callose synthase 9-like isoform X2 encodes MSRVEGLWERLVRAALRDRRVSGDVFGQPDTGFVANVPSSLGNKDIDDILRTADEIQADDPNISRILCEHAYSLAQNLDPNSEGRGVLQFKTGLMSGIRQKLMKREGGTIDRSQDIARLQEFYTHYREKHNVDKLREEEMKLRESGFFSGNLGELERKTLKRKRVLATLKVLGHVLEQLTNEVSPEEAERLIPEEFILNNEAHDLSWRSPQDTVILLSGRISYFTVSPF; translated from the exons ATGTCTCGAGTGGAGGGATTGTGGGAGCGGTTGGTGCGTGCAGCACTACGTGACCGAAGAGTGAGCGGGGATGTATTTGGACAGCCTGACACAGGTTTTGTTGCAAATGTTCCATCGTCACTTGGTAACAAAGACATAGACGACATTCTAAGGACCGCAGATGAAATTCAAGCCGATGATCCTAATATTTCTAGAATTT TATGTGAGCATGCATATTCATTGGCTCAAAATTTGGATCCGAATAGTGAGGGAAGGGGTGTACTACAGTTCAAGACGGGTTTAATGTCTGGCATCAGG CAAAAGCTAATGAAGCGGGAAGGTGGAACCATAGACAGAAGTCAGGACATTGCCCGCTTACAGGAATTTTATACACACTACAGAGAGAAGCATAATGTGGACAAGCTTCGAGAAGAGGAGATGAAGTTGCGGGAATCTGGTTTCTTTAGTGGTAACCTTGGAGA GTTGGAACGTAAAACACTGAAAAGGAAAAGAGTTTTGGCTACTCTTAAAGTTCTTGGACATGTTTTAGAGCAGCTGACAAATGAGGTTTCCCCTGAAGAAGCTGAAAGATTAATTCCTGAGGAG tttattttaaataatgaggCACATGACCTATCTTGGCGAAGCCCACAAGATACTGTGATTTTGCTCAGTGGCAGGATAAGCTATTTCACAGTTTcaccattttaa